CTGACTGCTGGTCAGTACTACGACAAATACGCAGGCGATGGAAAAGGCTTGTTCGACCGTCTTGTCAAAGTGCATGGCCCGCTTGCGCCCGGCCAAATCTTTGCCCCCAGACTACATCCAGCGATCGGGGGCGCGGTGACGGTTGAGAACTTCCGCCCTGCTTCGGCCCCTGAAGCCACGGCCCTTCTGCATCAGATGGAACCCTTTGTGTTTATGGACCACCGCAAACCACGCGCAGTTGAGGTGCGGATGATCGGGCGGCAATGATGACTATGCGCAAGCCACTCGCATTAATGCTCTTGCAACACTCGACTGTCCACGCCGCCCCCCTCATTGCCCCCCCTACAACGCACAGAAATGGCCGCCGGATTTTCTCCGGCGGCCTGTTGGGATGGGTTTGCGTGACGGTTGGGGCCCCGGTGGGTGCTCAGAGCAGCAGGACCTGTGTGCCGACCTCGACCTTGGCGAAGAGTTCCTCGATATGCTCGTTATAGAGGCCGATGCAGCCTGAGGAGGATTGCCGCCCGATCTTGCGGGTGTCGTGGGTGCCGTGCACGAGATAGGCGGGCCAGCTGAGGTAGAGCGCATGGGTGCCCAGCGGGTTGCCGGGGCCGGGGGGCATATAGGCGGGCAGGGTGGGATCGCGCTCGCGCATGGATTGGGTGGGGGTCCAGTCGGGGCCGACGCGCTTGCGCACGATCTGGGTATAGCCGCGGCGGGTGAGATCCTCGGTCATCGGCACGGAGGAGGGGTAGAGCGCATAGGTCTCGCCGTCCGGGCCCCAGTAATGCAGCGCGCGGCTGTCGATATCGGCCAGAATAGCGCCCTTGCCCAAGCTGTCGAAATGATCGCGCCAGTCGCGGGTGATAAAGGCGGACGCATTGCGCCGGTTGGTCACGTCTGCCGCAGGTTCTGCGCGCAGGATACCGGGGGTTGCAAGGGCGGCGAGGCCGGTGGCCATGGCATGGCGGCGGGTCAAAAGGCCGGGTTTCACGGGAATTCATCCTCTTTGTCGTGGCTGCTGCGCCCTATTTAGGGAAAGGGACGGGCGAAGCGAAGGGCAGGACGGGCAGAAACCTGCGTCACCTCACGAGATTGTCATCGCGAAGGGGCCGTGTGGTGGCAACGCCCCGCTCGCGTCAAGATTGCGAGAGGGGCGCGTTTGTGGTCTCTTGTCGGAATAAGACCTGTTGATTTCAGCACAGATATTTTGAGGGGGCAGTGCAATGCCAGAAGAACACCGGGTTGCCGTGGCGGTCATTCACGGCATGGGCAGCCAAGGCGACCGGCCACAGGCCGCGAATGCCGTCAGCTTTTCGCGGGATCTTTACACGGCCTTGCGCAAGCGGATGGGGGCGGCGCGGTTTGATACGCTGGTTGGCTGGCGCGAGATTTTCTGGTCGGACATCCTGCAAGAGCGGCAACAGAGCTATATGGACCGGGCGCTGAAAGGGCAGGGCAATTGGATGGGGGCACGGGATTTCGTGATGCACCGTCTGGCCGATGCCGCCGCTTACCGTTGGGAAAAGGGCGATCATGCCTATGTCTATCCGCAGGTCCATGCCCGCGTGTCCAACGCCATTGCGCATCTGGAGGGCGTGACAGGCGGCCGCGCGCCGCTGATCGTGCTGGCGCATTCGCTGGGCGGGCAGATCATCTCGAACCATATCTGGGATCTACAAAGGAAATACACCACCGCGCCCACGCCGTTTCAGCGGTTCGAGACGATGGCGGGGATGATCACCTTTGGCTGCAATATCCCGGTCTTTACCTTTAGCTGCAAGCCCGACGATGTGAAGGCGATTGAGCGCCCCGGCACCGCCATTCCGGTGGGCAAAAGGTTCAATCCGTGGTGGGTCAATCTGAACAGTCGCAATGACATTCTGGGGATGCCGCTGGCAGAGGCGGGCGACGGGTATGCAGCGTTGGCGGATCGTGAAGAGTTGCGGGATCGCTGGATCAGTGCGGGCAATGTGCTGACCGC
The nucleotide sequence above comes from Roseovarius mucosus. Encoded proteins:
- a CDS encoding L,D-transpeptidase: MATGLAALATPGILRAEPAADVTNRRNASAFITRDWRDHFDSLGKGAILADIDSRALHYWGPDGETYALYPSSVPMTEDLTRRGYTQIVRKRVGPDWTPTQSMRERDPTLPAYMPPGPGNPLGTHALYLSWPAYLVHGTHDTRKIGRQSSSGCIGLYNEHIEELFAKVEVGTQVLLL